In Molothrus aeneus isolate 106 chromosome 3, BPBGC_Maene_1.0, whole genome shotgun sequence, a single genomic region encodes these proteins:
- the GJE1 gene encoding putative gap junction epsilon-1 protein, whose amino-acid sequence MSPNYIRSFSEGCLRPPTVIGQFHTLFFGSIRMFFLGVLGFAVYGNEALHFSCDPDKREVNLFCYNQFRPITPQVFWALQLVIVLVPGAFFHLYAACKSIKQEDILQKSSYTGFYIFSVFLRIVLEVVAFWLQIQLFGFKVNAIYMCDVGALDKKFNITRCMVPEHFEKTIFLIAMYTFTVITVILCVAEIFEISCRRLGILKTQ is encoded by the exons ATGTCCCCCAACTACATCCGGAGCTTCTCGGAGGGATGT CTCAGGCCACCAACAGTAATTGGACAATTCCACACTCTTTTTTTTGGCTCAATTCGAATGTTTTTCCTTGGTGTTTTGGGCTTTGCTGTTTATGGAAATGAGGCCTTGCATTTCAGCTGTGACCCAGACAAGAGAGAGGTTAATCTTTTCTGTTACAACCAGTTCAGACCTATAACTCCTCAG GTATTCTGGGCATTACAGCTGGTGATTGTACTTGTACCTGGAGCCTTTTTTCACCTTTATGCTGCTTGTAAGAGCATCAAACAGGAAGATATTCTCCAAAAGTCATCATACACTGGTTTTTATAtcttctctgttttcttaaGGATTGTCCTTGAAGTTGTGGCTTTTTGGCTTCAGATTCAGCTCTTTGGTTTCAAAGTGAATGCAATCTACATGTGTGATGTGGGAGCACTCGATAAAAAGTTTAACATTACCCGGTGCATGGTGCCAGAGCACTTTGAAAAGACAATCTTTCTTATTGCAATGTACACATTTACTGTGATTACAGTGATCTTGTGTGTTGCTGAAATTTTTGAAATCTCATGTAGAAGGCTAGGTATCTTAAAAACTCAGTGA